DNA from Thermococcus bergensis:
CGGCTCCGGGGATTTCTCCCCTTAACCTCGCCACGGCCGTGAACTCCCTGCCCCGTGTTTCAAGACGGACGGTGCAACCCCGGTCCTCTTCCCTCGTACTCTCCCGTCGCCGGGATTTCCTTCGGGAAGACTCATTCCTTTCGGGCCGCACCCAACTATCGCCGCCTGGTTTCAGGCTCTTTTCACCCCCCTCCCGGGGTGCTTTTCAGCTTTCCCTCACGGTACTAGTTCGCTATCGGTCTCGGGACGTATTTAGGGTTGGGAGCCGATGCCTCCCAGCTTCCCGCCGGATATCCGACCGACGGTACTCAGGAACCCTGCAGGAGCCTTCGGGCTTACGCCTACGGGGCTATCACCCTCTTCGGCGCCGCGTTCCAGCGGACTTCGGCTTCACCCGAGAGGCTCCAGCGCAGGGCCCTACAACACCACATCCCCTGAGTGTTTCCACTCAGGGTTCAGTTTGCCCTGTGCCGTTTTCGGTCGCCCCTACTCACGGCATCGCTTTTGCTTTCTTTTCCTGCGGGTACTAAGATGTTTCAATTCCCCGCGTTCCCCCTCCCTGGTGGGAGTGCGGCAAAGCCGCGGGAAGTCCCATTCGGGAATCCCCGGCTCGACGGCTGCCTGCGCCTCACCGGGGCTTATCGCAGCTTGCCACGCCCTTCGTCGGCGCCCCGAGCCGAGCCATCCACCAGGCGGCTTAGGTTTCTTACCCCCTACTTGGGGGCTGGACATTTTTTGGGCCAAATCCACCTATGCACGGTCCTCATCGTGACCCCTGTTCGGGGCCTAGGACCCTTCCACCCCGAGCGTTGCTCGGGATGTGCACCTGTTCGTGGTGGACCGGCCGGGATTTGAACCCGGGGCCTCCGGCTTGCAAAGCCGGCGCTCTCCCAGGCTGAGCTACCGGCCCACGAAATGGCAGGCCCAACACCCCTTAAGCCCCCCGGATGGGTTTCCGGCGATAGGAGGTGATCGAGCCGTAGGTTCCCCTACGGCTACCTTGTTACGACTTCTCCCCCCTCACGGAGCCTGGACTCGACCCCGCCCAGAGGACGGAGCCTCATCCAGACCCCGCTCGGGTGGAGTGACGGGCGGTGTGTGCAAGGAGCAGGGACGTATTCGCCGCGCGATGATGACACGCGGGTACTAGGGATTCCAGCTTCACGCGGGCGAGTTGCAGCCCGCGATCCGAACTGGGGGCGGGTTTAGGGGATTCCCTTCCCCTTTCGGGGTCGGATCCCATTGTCCCGCCCATTGTAGCGCGCGTGTAGCCCGGGGGTTTCGGGGCATACTGACCTACCGTCGCCCGCTCCTTCCTCCGGCTTATCGCCGGCAGTCCCCCCAGAGTGCCCCCTTCCCAGCGGGAAGGGCTGGCAACTGGGGGCGCGGGTCTCGCTCGTTACCACACTTAAGTGGACGCCTCACGGTACGAGCTGACGGCGGCCATGCACCTCCTCTCGGCGTGTCCGGCAAGACCTTCAGCCTGGCCTTCATCCTGCCGTCGCCCCCGGTGAGGTTCCCGGCGTTGAATCCAATTAAACCGCACGCTCCACCCCTTGTAGTGCTCCCCCGCCAATTCCTTTAAGTTTCAGCCTTGCGGCCGTACTCCCCAGGCGGCGGGCTTAACGGCTTCCCTACGGCACCGGGCGAGCCCGAAGCTCACCCGACACCTAGCCCGCATCCTTTACAGCCAGGACTACCCGGGTATCTAATCCGGTTTGCTCCCCTGGCCTTCGTCCCTCACCGTCGGACCCGTTCCAGCGGGGCGCCTTCGCCACTGGCGGTCCCCCTGGGATTATAGGATTTCACCCCTACCCCAGGGGTACCCCCCGCCTCTCCCGGTCCCAAGGCCCGCAGTATCCCCAGCAAGCCCCACGGTTGAGCCGTGGGATTTCGCCAGGGACTTACGGGCCCGGCTACGGACGCTTTAGGCCCAATAATAGCGGCCACCACTCGGGCCGCCGGTATTACCGCGGCGGCTGCCACCGGCCTTGCCCAGCCCTTATTCCCGGAGCTTTTTACACTCCGGAAAAGCCGTGGCGATGCCACGGCACTCGGGGTCCCCCCGTCGCGGTTTCCCGCATTGCGGAGGTTTCGCGCCTGCTGCGCCCCGTAGGGCCTGGACCCGTGTCTCAGTGTCCATCTCCGGGCTCCTGCTCTCACAGCCCGTACCGATCTTCGGCTTGGTGGGCCGTTACCCCACCAACTACCTAATCGGCCGCCGGCCCATCCTCGGGCGGGCAGAGCCCCTTTCGGCCTGAGGACCTTCCAGTACCTCAGGCCTATGGGGGATTAGCCCCAGTTTCCCGGGGTTATCCCCCTCCCGAGGGTAGGTTACCGACGTGTTACTGAGCCGTCCGCCGGTGGTGTCCCAGAGGGACACCCCCTTGACTCGCATGGCTTAGTCGGACCCCGATAGCAGTGGCCTCCGGCAGGATCAACCGGAATTGCTATTAGGAGTACGGCCGGTGGGACTTCCCTCAAGGGGAAGTACCATAAAACCCATCCGGGGTTTGGTCGGGGTGTTGGGCCTGCCTTACCCCCGAGGGGTCCCCTTTCGGGTTTCCTCGGGAGCGCACCTTTTGTGACCCGGGCTGGAGGGCGGGGTTCATTGTGGGTGCTTTGCACCCTGTCCCCCCGACGCCGCCGTCTTGGCGCCCGGGTTTTGTCGCGCCCTGTTCGGGCGCTCCACCCTATAGGGCGAAACCCCCCCAATGAAAAATTTTTGCAAAGCCTTGAGAGCCCATATTTTTAGCAAAGAGGCTGTTAAAATCGAGTTTCATTATCACGGATTTTAAACATTTAAATGATAAAAAATAGACGATAAAAACAACAAACTATTTCTTAGTCGATTCTTAGTTGAAACCCATATCTGGACTTCACCAAAAACCAAGCATTATACCATGACTCAAGAGAAACCCCCAACCGAAATAAAAAGAAGGCATTAAAAACATTAAAGCCTCAAAATATCTTCCACAAGGCTTATTTTTGAAACTGGAGTAGGAATAGTATTTGTAACGGCAAGTTCATCAACTGCTTTGCTAACTCTCTCGATAGCTCCTTCAGCGAAGACCCCATGGGTTGCAACAACAAATATTTTTCCAGCGCCCATCTCCCGTAGTATGTTAGCGGCCTTTACCATAGTGCCTCCAGTACTTATGATGTCATCCACTATGAGCACGTTTTTCCCACTCACATCAACTTCCACCGGGGTCATCTGAACTTCAGTTGGAGAGATGCGCTTCTTCTCGAAGTAGCTGAACTCTAAATTGAGAAGCTCCGCAACAGCTTTTGCCCTCGCTAATGCACCTTTATCGGGAGCTAAAACTAACCCTTCACCAAGCTTTTCCCTGAAGTACTCGGCTATGGCTCTGGCAGGGCTTAAGTTAACTGCCCTTCCCGGGAAGTATTCCAGAGTTTTTGGATTGTGAAGGTCAAAGACGTAAAGCTCATCGTAATAGAGACCCAGAGCCTTCATAACTGCTCTAACGCTTATCGGTTCTCCTTCTTTGGTAACTCTGTCCTGCCTTGAATAAGCCAGATATGGTACCACTGCCTTAAGATGCTCAAACCCCCTCTCTCTAAGCGCATCCCCTAGGAGGAGAAGCTCAATAAGGTGCTCATCCTGAGGATTAAAAGTAGACTGAACAACAACAGCTTCTTTTCCATCTCCAAGGACTCTGACGTACTTTTCTCCGTCGGGGAACTTCTTTATCTCAACGTCTAAAACTTCCTTGTTGTATTCGCCTGCCTTCATCTTAACTTCTTCAGCCATGTGATAAGCTCCACTTCCCAGCACTATTTTCATCACAATCACCCCAGAGAAAATAGGTTTAGCGTTTAATACCTTTTTCATACCAGCAAAACTGCAATAACTCCGGCAAGAAAAATGCCATCGAAGGTGCCAGCACCGCCTATGCTGACCATTGGAGCTCCAAGATCTTTAAACTTGTCCCAATTTAACAGATCGGCCCCTATTAAAACGCCAAGTGTGCCGCTGGTATATGCTACCAAAGGCCTGTTCGGGGCACCTATGGTAATTGCAAGGAGGGCAGCAACCAATGGAGGAACAAAAGTTGGGATTGCTATCCCCAGCCCTTTCACAGGTCTTGAAAAGGCTTTGCTAATTATCGCTGAGATAAGAACAGCAACTACCACCCTAATCAAAAGGTCACTTTGTCCGAGAATTATGAGCCTCAATACCTCATAGAGAACCACACTTAGGGGAACAAGAGCACCCCCAACATTAACACTGACTACTGTTTTTTGCTCACCCCAGTCAATGTAAGGAACGGGGTACGTGATGCCAAAAAACGACACTTTGGCAACCCTTACAATCGGTCCGTAACTTCTGATCTCCTTAACCGGAATGTTGATGAAGCTTCCTATTAATGACGCCCAAAACAGAGTAAAAGCAACTGGAAGAGGAAGCCCCAGCTTCTGAAATGCCAGCGTTATGGTACTCGCAAAGAGTATGAAAATGATTGGCAACAAGAGAATCAGAAGAATCAAGAAAGGCAAAGTCAAAGGTAGAAAAAAGTATTTCCTCACTCCCTGAACCCCCTGATATTAACCCATATTTGAGCACCTTTCGGCATTATAACCTCCAAAGGCTTGTCAAATTTTACTGGGTTTTTGAAAACCCACGCATAGAGCTTCTTGCCATTTGAGTATTCCTTCAAGAACTCATATTCTGCTAAATGCTTTTCTTTATGCGCTTTTAGTTCCTCGGGTGTGAAAGGTCCCAGAACATCCACAAGTTCAGCTTTTCCTATTGCAAAGCCCTTGTTTATAATGTAAACTTCTCCCCTAATCTTGGTAGAGCTCTTCCTAATTTCCCATATTTTCTTTCCTTCTACAATCCAAGAAGCAAATGGTTCTTTGACTATTAATCCCCTCATATGCCTTCAAATCGAAATAATGATAATTCCTTTATAAAACCAACGTTCGATGGGAAAGATTTAAGTGTAGTTTCAATCTAACCCTAGTTCCCATTAGATCGTTAGAGTTATAAGCACTTAAGTCTTTTGGTTGATTGGTGGTTGTTATGAACTTTCAGCAGGAAATCCTGATCATAAAATCCGAAATCTATCCGATAATCAGCAAACACTACCCGAAAAACACTCACAGGGAAATAATCAGCCTCTACGACCTAATAACCTTCGCAATACTAGCACACTTGCACTTTAACGGAGTTTACAAGCACGCTTACAGAGTCCTAATCGAAGAAATGAAGCTGTTCCCCAAAATCAGGTACAACAAACTAACAGAACGCTTGAACAGGCACGAAAAACTCCTGCTCCTAGCGCAGGAAGAATTATTCAAAAAACACGCCAGAGAATACGTTAGAATACTGGACTCAAAGCCCATTCAGACCAAGGAGTTGGCCAGAAAAAACAGGAAGGATAAGGAGGGTTCTTCAGAAGTCATCTCTGAAAAGCCCGCAGTTGGGTTTGTTCCCTCTAAAAAAAGTTTTACTATGGGTACAAGCTGACCTGTTACTCTGATGGAAATTTGCTGGCTTTGCTGTCCGTTGATCCGGCGAATAAGCATGATGTGAGTGTTGTCAGGGAAAAGTTCTGGGTGATTGTTGAGGAGTTTTCTGGCTGTTTTCTGTTTTTGGATAAGGGTTACGTTAGTAGAGAACTTCAGGAGGAATTCCTGAAGTTTGGCGTTGTTTACACGCCGGTGAAGCGGGAGAATCAGGTTAGTAATCTGGAGGAGAAGAAGTTTTACAAGTACTTGTCTGACTTTCGCAGGAGGATTGAGACTTTGTTTTCGAAGTTTTCTGAGTTTCTTCTGAGGCCGAGCAGGAGTGTTAGTTTGAGGGGGTTAGCTGTCAGGATTTTAGGGGCGATTCTGGCCGTGAATCTGGACAGATTATACAACTTCACAGGTGGTGGGAACTAGGGTTTCAATCTATTATTTTCGGAGGCTACGCCTATGAAGATTATCTGGTATGGTCATGCGTGTTTTTGGGTTGAACTAAATGGTGTGAAAATTCTGATAGACCCCTACGAAGACGTCAACGATGATGACATAGATGGCATTGATTACATACTGGTTACTCATGAACACACAGACCACTATGGCAAAACACCCTTACTGGCAAGACTTAGAGATGCAACCGTCATAGGGCCAAAACCCGTGTACCTAATGGCAATAAGTGATGGGATAACCAAAGTAATGGAGATCGAAGGGGGACAGGAAATAGAGCTCAAGAACGGGGTTAAAGTAAAGGCAGTATTTGTGGAGCACCCTTCAAGCCAGTACCCAGTGGGATACATCATATCCAACGGGCAAAAGACACTCTTCCATCCCGGGGATACATACTACAGTCCAGTCTTCAAGAACTTCAGGGGAGCAATAGACATCCTTTTCGTGCCAATAAGCGGAAGGTCAACTGCGAACCCGAGGGAAGCAGCAAACATAATTGAAGTGATCCGGCCAAAAATA
Protein-coding regions in this window:
- a CDS encoding ribose-phosphate diphosphokinase → MKIVLGSGAYHMAEEVKMKAGEYNKEVLDVEIKKFPDGEKYVRVLGDGKEAVVVQSTFNPQDEHLIELLLLGDALRERGFEHLKAVVPYLAYSRQDRVTKEGEPISVRAVMKALGLYYDELYVFDLHNPKTLEYFPGRAVNLSPARAIAEYFREKLGEGLVLAPDKGALARAKAVAELLNLEFSYFEKKRISPTEVQMTPVEVDVSGKNVLIVDDIISTGGTMVKAANILREMGAGKIFVVATHGVFAEGAIERVSKAVDELAVTNTIPTPVSKISLVEDILRL
- a CDS encoding DUF1614 domain-containing protein produces the protein MRKYFFLPLTLPFLILLILLLPIIFILFASTITLAFQKLGLPLPVAFTLFWASLIGSFINIPVKEIRSYGPIVRVAKVSFFGITYPVPYIDWGEQKTVVSVNVGGALVPLSVVLYEVLRLIILGQSDLLIRVVVAVLISAIISKAFSRPVKGLGIAIPTFVPPLVAALLAITIGAPNRPLVAYTSGTLGVLIGADLLNWDKFKDLGAPMVSIGGAGTFDGIFLAGVIAVLLV
- a CDS encoding ASCH domain-containing protein; translated protein: MRGLIVKEPFASWIVEGKKIWEIRKSSTKIRGEVYIINKGFAIGKAELVDVLGPFTPEELKAHKEKHLAEYEFLKEYSNGKKLYAWVFKNPVKFDKPLEVIMPKGAQIWVNIRGFRE
- a CDS encoding IS982 family transposase (programmed frameshift); amino-acid sequence: MVVMNFQQEILIIKSEIYPIISKHYPKNTHREIISLYDLITFAILAHLHFNGVYKHAYRVLIEEMKLFPKIRYNKLTERLNRHEKLLLLAQEELFKKHAREYVRILDSKPIQTKELARKNRKDKEGSSEVISEKPAVGFVPSKKKFYYGYKLTCYSDGNLLALLSVDPANKHDVSVVREKFWVIVEEFSGCFLFLDKGYVSRELQEEFLKFGVVYTPVKRENQVSNLEEKKFYKYLSDFRRRIETLFSKFSEFLLRPSRSVSLRGLAVRILGAILAVNLDRLYNFTGGGN
- a CDS encoding MBL fold metallo-hydrolase; translated protein: MKIIWYGHACFWVELNGVKILIDPYEDVNDDDIDGIDYILVTHEHTDHYGKTPLLARLRDATVIGPKPVYLMAISDGITKVMEIEGGQEIELKNGVKVKAVFVEHPSSQYPVGYIISNGQKTLFHPGDTYYSPVFKNFRGAIDILFVPISGRSTANPREAANIIEVIRPKIVVPMHYGVYSEGDVEEFIKELRERRIWVLIKVPEVGKPLEV